A genomic window from Labeo rohita strain BAU-BD-2019 chromosome 6, IGBB_LRoh.1.0, whole genome shotgun sequence includes:
- the fmnl2b gene encoding formin-like protein 2 isoform X2: protein MGNAESMDAQLTDFRARGSKPPKLPMPDPAELEERFAIALNSMNLPPDKVRLLRQYDNEKKWELICDQERFQVKNPPHTYIQKLRSFLDPAVTRKKFRRRVQESTQVLRELEISLRTNHIGWVREFLNEDNKGLDVLVEYLSFAQYAVTFDGDVTESTTGETSVETPWSRSIEDLHGDSNLPSPVSGSSIPRSTRHSIRSNTLPSRRTLKNSRLVCKKDDVHVCIMCLRAIMNYQYGFNMVMSHPHAVNEIALSLNNKNPRTKALVLELLAAVCLVRGGHEIILAAFDHFKEVCSESQRFEKLMEHFKNEDNNIDFMVACMQFINIVVHSVEDMNFRVHLQYDFTKLALDDYLERLKHTESDKLKVQIQAYLDNLFDVGTLLEDAETKNAALERVEELEESLSHMTDKLLETENEAMSKIVELEKQLMQKNKELDAVRSVYRDASSQVHTLRRIVREKDETIQRQSTLEKKIHELERRGSLQIQVRGEGDGEGDVSPLPSPPQPMALSPCPDAMALAGACASASYSSGSTSQTGTLRAMATPPPPPPPPPPMASSSVPNGPSAALAPPPPPPPPPPPPPPPPPPPPPPPGHSIEISAPLPPPPPPCAPPLPGSGTPTVIFNSGLTDGPIKLFSVKIKKPIKTKFRMPVFNWVALKPNQINGTVFNEIDDERILEDLNVDEFEEMFKTKAQGPAVDMTMQKQKAPQKGPNKVSLLEANRAKNLAITLRKAGKSPEEICKAIQTFDLRTVPVDFAECLMRFMPTESEVKVLRQYERERRPMDGLTDEDRFMMLFSKIERLPQRMTIMAFMGNFSDSLQMLTPQLHAIIAASVSIKSSQKLKKILEIILALGNYMNSSKRGAVYGFKLQSLDLLLETKSTDRKQTLLHYIANVVKEKYPVVSIFYNELHYIEKAAAVSLENVLLDVKELQRGMDLTRREYSMHGHNSLLKDFIHHNEARLKKLLDDARIAQDAFDEAVKFFGESPKTMPPSVFFPVFVRFIKSYRHADEENEQRKRQEQLMMEKLLEQEAMMEEQENQRSPSHKGKRQQQELIAELRKRQGKDSRHVYEGKDGALEDIITVLKTVPFTARSAKRGSRFFCDPALSEDFHY from the exons ATGGGGAACGCAGAAAGTATGGATGCTCAGCTCACAGATTTCAGGGCGAGGGGCAGCAAACCCCCTAAACTGCCCATGCCGGACCCGGCCGAACTGGAGGAGAGATTTGCAATCGCACTG AACTCTATGAACCTTCCTCCGGATAAAGTGAGGCTCCTCAGACAGTatgacaatgaaaaaaaatgggAGCTGATTTGTGATCAG GAACGATTCCAAGTGAAGAATCCTCCCCATACGTACATCCAGAAGCTCAGAAGCTTTCTCGACCCTGCCGTCACCAGGAAG AAATTTAGAAGGCGAGTTCAAGAGTCAACTCAGGTGCTCAGAGAGCTGGAGATATCTCTTAGGACCAATCACATCGG GTGGGTGAGAGAGTTTCTCAATGAGGATAACAAAGGGCTTGATGTTCTGGTGGAGTACCTGTCTTTTGCACAGTATGCTGTCAC GTTTGATGGAGATGTAACAGAGAGTACCACAGGTGAGACTTCTGTAGAGACCCCTTGGAGCAGGTCAATAGAAGATCTCCATGGCGACAGTAATCTTCCATCACCGGTCAGCGGCAGCAGCATACCACGATCCACACGGCACTCCATAAG GTCTAACACTTTGCCCAGTCGCAGAACTCTGAAGAATTCACGTCTTGTGTGTAAAAaagatgatgttcatgtctgcaTCATGTGTCTCAGAGCTATTATGAACTATCAG TATGGCTTCAACATGGTTATGTCCCATCCCCATGCTGTCAATGAAATTGCTCTGAGCCTTAACAACAAAAATCCCAG GACCAAAGCCCTGGTTTTGGAGCTGTTGGCCGCTGTGTGTTTGGTCAGAGGAGGACACGAGATCATCCTTGCTGCTTTTGACCATTTCAAAGAG GTCTGCTCAGAATCCCAAAGGTTTGAGAAATTGATGGAACACTTCAAAAATGAAGACAACAATATTGATTTCATG GTGGCGTGCATGCAGTTCATTAATATTGTGGTGCACTCAGTCGAGGACATGAACTTCAGAGTTCATCTCCAGTATGACTTCACTAAGCTCGCTTTGGATGACTATCTGGAG AGGCTAAAGCACACTGAAAGTGATAAACTCAAAGTGCAGATCCAGGCGTACTTGGATAACTTGTTTGACGTGGGGACACTTCTAGAGGACGCAGAGACTAAAAACGCTGCCCTGGAACGTGTGGAGGAACTTGAGGAGAGTCTCTCACAT ATGACCGACAAACTCTTAGAAACTGAGAATGAGGCCATGTCTAAAATCGTGGAACTTGAGAAGCAGTTGATGCAGAAGAACAAAGAGTTGGATGCCGTCCGG TCTGTGTATCGGGACGCCAGCTCGCAAGTTCACACGCTTCGCCGGATAGTTCGTGAGAAGGATGAGACCATTCAAAGGCAGTCCACTCTGGAGAAGAAAATCCATGAGTTGGAGCGCCGAGGCAGTCTACAGATCCAGGTGAGAGGTGAGGGAGATGGGGAAGGAGATGTGTCTCCGCTGCCGTCACCTCCTCAGCCCATGGCTCTTTCTCCCTGCCCTGATGCCATGGCCCTGGCCGGAGCCTGCGCTAGTGCATCATACAGCTCTGGCAGCACATCTCAGACTGGCACTCTTCGAGCAATGGCCACACCTCCTCCGCCTCCCCCTCCACCACCTCCAATGGCAAGTTCCTCTG TTCCTAATGGGCCATCAGCAGCTCTCGCACCTCCACCACCACCGCCgcctcctccacctcctccaccacctcctcctcctcccccaCCTCCACCTCCTGGGCATTCTATTGAGATATCTGCTCCTTTACCGCCGCCTCCCCCTCCTTGTGCTCCTCCTCTCCCAGGAAGTGGCACACCAACTGTCATATTCAACTCTGGCTTGACAG ATGGACCAATCAAGCTCTTCT CGGTGAAAATTAAAAAGCCAATCAAAACCAAGTTCCGCATGCCAGTGTTCAATTGGGTGGCTCTGAAGCCAAATCAGATCAACGGCACTGTCTTCAATGAAATCGATGACGAGAGGATCCTAGAG GATTTGAACGTGGATGAGTTTGAGGAAATGTTCAAGACCAAAGCCCAGGGCCCTGCCGTCGACATGACGATGCAGAAACAGAAGGCTCCTCAGAAGGGCCCCAATAAAGTATCACTACTGGAGGCCAACAGGGCCAAAAACCTCGCCATCACGCTCCGCAAGGCAGGGAAGAGCCCAGAAGAGATCTGCAAAGCAATCCAGAC GTTTGACCTACGTACAGTGCCTGTGGATTTCGCGGAGTGTTTGATGCGATTCATGCCCACTGAAAGCGAGGTTAAGGTGCTCCGCCAGTATGAGCGGGAACGACGGCCAATGGATGGGCTCACTGATGAAGACCGGTTCATGATgcttttcagcaagattgaaaGGCTGCCACAGCGGATGACCATCATGGCCTTCATGGGCAACTTTAGCGATAGCCTGCAGATGCTCACACCG CAACTGCACGCTATCATAGCAGCATCTGTATCCATAAAATCATCACAGAAGTTAAAGAAAATCCTTGAG atAATTTTGGCCTTGGGGAACTACATGAACAGTAGTAAGAGAGGAGCTGTTTATGGCTTCAAACTTCAGAGCTTGGATTTG CTTTTGGAGACCAAATCCACAGACAGGAAGCAGACACTTTTGCACTACATAGCCAATGTGGTGAAGGAGAAATATCCAGTTGTAAGCATTTTTTACAATGAGCTGCACTATATTGAGAAAGCTGCTGCAG TCTCACTGGAAAATGTTCTCCTGGATGTGAAGGAGCTGCAGAGAGGTATGGATCTGACCAGAAGAGAGTACAGCATGCATGGCCATAACTCCCTACTCAAAGACTTCATCCATCATAATGAGGCTAGACTAAAGAAGCTCTTGGATGATGCTAGGATTGCACAG GATGCCTTTGACGAGGCTGTTAAATTCTTTGGGGAGAGCCCCAAGACCATGCCACCCTCTGTGTTCTTCCCTGTGTTTGTTCGCTTCATCAAGTCATATAGG CATGCGGATGAAGAGAACGAGCAGAGGAAGAGACAAGAGCAGCTAATGATGGAGAAACTGCTGGAACAGGAGGCCATGATGGAGGAACAAGAAAATCAACGG TCACCATCTCACAAGGGCAAGCGGCAGCAGCAGGAGCTGATCGCGGAGTTAAGGAAGAGGCAAGGCAAAGATAGCCGCCATGTCTACGAAGGCAAAGATGGAGCCCTCGAGGACATCATTACGG TGCTGAAGACCGTCCCCTTTACCGCACGATCAGCCAAACGTGGCTCGCGGTTCTTCTGTGACCCCGCCCTCTCCGAGGACTTCCATTACTAA